In Arachis hypogaea cultivar Tifrunner chromosome 2, arahy.Tifrunner.gnm2.J5K5, whole genome shotgun sequence, a genomic segment contains:
- the LOC140176798 gene encoding uncharacterized protein, giving the protein MKGRIYMELFKSTWYMVHGPCETYNNNSSCMKNRSYSKFYPKEFRQQVLIDKVGFSKYRHTDNGQTVTKKEYILDNKFIVPYNPKLSFKFEYHINVEYQYQISSIKYLFEYVYKDNNRVMVILYKNAGDSSKATQVIDKIWNCYDCRYISACEAA; this is encoded by the coding sequence ATGAAAGGTCGAATCTACATGGAGTTGTTCAAAAGTACATGGTACATGGTACATGGTCCATGTGAGACGTACAACAACAATTCATCTTGCATGAAGAATAGATCTTATTCAAAGTTTTATCCCAAAGAGTTTAGACAGCAAGTACTCATTGACAAAGTTGGATTTTCCAAGTATAGGCATACTGATAACGGTCAAACTGTGACGAAAAAGGAATATATACTAGACAATAAATTCATTGTTCCATATAATCCAAAATTGTCATTCAAGTTCGAGTACCACATAAATGTGGAATACCAATACCAAATAAGTTCTATCaagtacttgtttgaatatgtaTACAAGGACAATAATCGTGTAATGGTTATCCTATACAAAAATGCTGGTGATTCATCAAAAGCAACACAAGTTATCGACAAAATTTGGAACTGCTATGATTGTAGATACATTTCGGCATGTGAAGCAGCATAG